The sequence below is a genomic window from Cumulibacter manganitolerans.
CAGGGCCTGGGTGTAGGGGTGAGCCGGCGTGTTGTAGATCCGCTCCGCAGGTCCGATCTCGACGATGTGGCCCAGATACATGACCGCCACCTCATGGGAGATGTGCCGCACGACCGCGAGATCGTGCGCGATGAACAGGAAGGTGAGCCCGAACTGCTCGCGAAGGTCCTCGAGCAGGTTGATCACCTGGTTCTGGGTCGACACGTCCAGCGCCGAGACGGCCTCGTCACAGACGATGAACTTCGGATTCAGCGCCAGGGCTCGCGCGATGGCGATGCGCTGGCGCTGGCCGCCGGAGAACTCGTACGGGTAGCGGGTGGCATGGCTCGGGCGCAGGCCGACCAGGTCGAGCAGCTCGGCGGTGCGGTTGGCGGCCTGCCGCCCGCTGACGCCGTCGTGCACCACCATCGGTTCGGCGATCGACGCGCCGACGGTCGCTGACGGGTCGAGGGACGAGTACGGATCCTGGAAGATCATCTGCATGTCGCGGCGGGCGGCGCGCAGCGCCTTTCCCGACAGGCGGGCAATGTCCGCGCCGGCCACCCGAGCGGTGCCGCTCTCGATGGGCACCAGCCGCAGCAGAGCGCGACCGGTGGTGGACTTGCCGGAGCCCGATTCCCCGA
It includes:
- a CDS encoding ABC transporter ATP-binding protein, with product MTEHSATLEAAGAPQQDGSALIDVRDLNVTFTKKSLLQPARVVRAVNDVSFQIPEGKTLGLVGESGSGKSTTGRALLRLVPIESGTARVAGADIARLSGKALRAARRDMQMIFQDPYSSLDPSATVGASIAEPMVVHDGVSGRQAANRTAELLDLVGLRPSHATRYPYEFSGGQRQRIAIARALALNPKFIVCDEAVSALDVSTQNQVINLLEDLREQFGLTFLFIAHDLAVVRHISHEVAVMYLGHIVEIGPAERIYNTPAHPYTQALLSAIPDASPYRERRERILLTGDLPDPANPPTGCPFQTRCAYVIDVCRSEMPPMTPVTSGGTVACHLQSHGPALSGDPLGSPGELLAARDAEAV